The Aspergillus nidulans FGSC A4 chromosome VIII genome contains the following window.
CCCTCTCTCGCCTCCCTCTCGCTTTCTggtcttcctcctttcttttGCAGCCCATGCCACTTGTATAACAGTtatttttcctttcctcatTGTCATATCCGCGATAttcttcctctatatacTTCCATTCGTTTGTCAACTACGCGTCTCTCGCTGCTCTCTACACGAGGGAGAGCGCGTCCCGGCCAGCGCCCACGCGGTAATTCAGATAGCGTCAGCGAGATCTCCGCATCTTTCAGGAGCACTGCGAAAGTGCGTGGACGGCTCCGGGTTTCGCCTCAAGACAGTCCTTACTCGCGTGTTCAAGCACCAAGCGGCTATCTGAAGCTTCCTACTGTCCTGAAACTCAAACTATCGAGGCGTTCATTGTGGGTGAGTCGCTGTTCTTTCCCGAGACTCGCTTCGCCAAATCACCCCTCCGCCCCTCTTGAGTCCCGACTCCTTACATGAGTCGCTGGTAGAGAGAGCACACCGCCAACTATCACACACACTCTCTGCTGGCTTTGCGCCCTGTACTTTAAGATCGAGCTCCCAATCTGCTTGCAAACGTCGCTCCTGTCCAGACATCTCTCTTTTTTCAGACGCTTCGCTTATTCTGTCGTCCGTAACGTACCATGACATAGCTGACCTCCGCCTCCCCTTGGCCCCTGAGTGTATAGTTCTGTGATAAACCTCGTCCTCCAGTCGCCTGCCCACCATGGCCTTTAAGAACGGACTAAGTGAACGTCTCGATGAGCTCCGATTCCCCTCTCCCCGCTCGCCCCCTTCGTCAGAGATCCCCTTCCCCGGTTACTCGTCGCTTTCGCCGGGCCATTCGAACTTTGTGTCAGCCTTCCCACGGGCTTCGGGCGACGTTCGTTCGAATCTCCAACGTCGGTTTACAACGGACGCGAGCAAGCTCTCCTCTTGGAACTACATGAGCAATGTTGGAGCCTCTCCTCAAATGCCAGATGCGCTAGATCTGCTCTCCTCGGTAAGCTCCGTACCCCAGGACTTATCTATGCCCCATACTCCGCATTCTCGGTCACGAGATTTCTGCGCCATTCTTATGTTGCGCGGCCTATTGTCAGTTTCTTTGTTGGGGCTATTGTTCTGTAGCCTATTGTTTTGTTTTAGTCCCCGCCGcctctcactctcactaCTCCCATTGTCCTCTTCATTCTATTGAGGCTTCCTGTTGCCGTTTATGCCCTCCTCATGTTCCACCTCAACCCTCAGTTCTGcaatcatcttcttctgcctaATTATCATTGCTTATCATTCCTTGATCGATACCATATAACCTGTTTATGAACTGCCGCTCATTGTTCTACagtttgagaagaagagacaaCACATCGAGTACATGCGAGAGCAGAAGCGAAGGTTCGAGGAAGATATGaagctccttgatcttcagcACGAACGGGAACAGTTGGAAATGAATCAACTAGCCAAAGACCTTGCGAAAGCAGGCATATCTGGCCCGGTCAGCGAACCAACTACTCCCCCGGAGTATCGTGAGAACGGCTTTCCAGGAGCTTTTTCTCGCCCAACTCGCTTCTCCACGTCTAGTGTTACTTCGTCCCCAGGCTTCTTCAACGTTTTCGCTTCTTCGGTCACAAGTCCTCCCAGTCAGCTGAATAACGATTCAGTTCAGACGCCCACGAACCGCTTCGCCGTCCACTCTGTTCCTGGGTCTCGTAGAAACTCGGAAAAGGAAGATTTTGAGAGCGACCCTAAATCTCCCTTTCGCCCCGGGCCGTCGTAAGTGCCTTTTTGTTGTTGTCTTCTGTTGGAATTTCCTTGCAATGACGTCTCTCTATGACTCACCTGGTCCGCAATATTCTCAAAGAACCAGATGTCATTCACTTTATTTCTACTACACCACATGGATTCCTCCTGCTAGTATTCAGGGCCTGTGTTACTGACTTTTGTCCTTACTAGCATCCACCGCTATTCCATGCCCTCCACTGGCTTCGGCTTTCAGGTTCGACCGAATCTTTCAGGCTACAACAACAGTTCGTCTGCTTCGGAGACTTTCAACACAGCCAAATACCTCCTCCACAACGACGACGATCGGTCATTCATGAGGGACGAAGACAGGATTCCAACTCCAGACATCAAAAGCTATCTTAAGTTGACCGAACCGGACGATAAATTCCCAACTCTATCTCGTAGAGACGGTTCGAGCTTCGTAAGTCATCATCCTGCCATCCATGCACTGTCCGGACCTCAATCGCTAATGAGATATTAGCTCTCAGCAAACTCGGACGCTTTGGACCTGGCCAACTCTAGAACTCCCAATCCCGAATCTTGGAATTCCCACAGCCGTCACCGCTCTTCTCATCAGAGCATGCCCCAGAACTCTCTCAGCATGTTTCGCCTTGGCCATATCGGCGGCTCAGCCGACGAATCCCACAGCGCCTCGCCCAATGTTGCCAGACATGCAGCGAGACATTCTCTGGAGTCGAATGCGCTGTACTCTACCGAGGGAAACCATGAGTCAAGCACTCCCACTGCAATGAGCCGGCCTGCCCCCTTGCAATCTTCTTATTCAACCAATGATCTACCTACCGTCAAGGGTGACAGCTTTAACCCCGCGATTACTCCTCCGAAAACTCATGCTGAGCAGTTCCACCACCACAACGTCAGCTTGGGTAGAATCCCTGTCACTGCTGTGACACCTCGTCAACAGAAGGATTCTCCTGAGCGCGACGAAGCAAAGTCATTTCCTTCCAAGTCTCAGCCTACGACATTGCAACCTAACGCCCCGCCATTCGGACCTCAGCTCGGTGCTGCAACATCCGGCAACGGGACAATGCCGCAGCCTTCGCTTGCTGGCTTTCCACAACCCTTCTTCTACGGAATCCAACCCTTTGTGGCTCCCCCTCTACCAGTTAATGGACAGTACAACCAATCTACCCCTTTCGCGGCCAATGCCTATTACGGGAATGGGAATTACCGCCTTGTGGAGAGCCAACCTAAGCCTGTAGGGTCCCGCAGACATGCAGACGGAGATTCGGCTCAGCTTTCTCGCTTTAATAACCACCCCATCGAGTATTACCGTAATGAGATCTATGGCCTTTGCAAGGATCAACACGGCTGTAGGTATCTGCAGaggaagttggaggagcGCAACGATGATCAGCTTCAAATGATCTTCGCGGAGACACATTCACATGTGATTGAGCTTATGACCGGTTTGTCTT
Protein-coding sequences here:
- a CDS encoding uncharacterized protein (transcript_id=CADANIAT00002390), with the protein product MAFKNGLSERLDELRFPSPRSPPSSEIPFPGYSSLSPGHSNFVSAFPRASGDVRSNLQRRFTTDASKLSSWNYMSNVGASPQMPDALDLLSSFEKKRQHIEYMREQKRRFEEDMKLLDLQHEREQLEMNQLAKDLAKAGISGPVSEPTTPPEYRENGFPGAFSRPTRFSTSSVTSSPGFFNVFASSVTSPPSQLNNDSVQTPTNRFAVHSVPGSRRNSEKEDFESDPKSPFRPGPS